From Ignavibacterium sp.:
TTCTATTTCGAAAGGATCATCAAATTGCTCAAGATTAACTTTCGATAAAAACTTTGTTGCAGTTTCCTGTGATTCACCAAGATATGGAGGCATTGAAGCTTCGCCGTATCCCTTGACGCCATCGTATTCAATTTCGGTTAACATTACAGGAGTTGTAGTTCTTGAATTTACTGCAACTGTAAATACATGTTTTAGTTCAAGTGTGTATGGTTTGAATGAGAATTTCATTTTTGTGCCTTTGCTATTTATAAAGTTTGTGGCAAAAGATTTTGAACTTAAACCGCTTATTGATGCTGCGGTAAGCAGGGAAGTTGTCTTTAAGAAATCTCTTCTGTTCTGTTTCATATTTTACTCTTTTGTTTGAGCAATTGAATTAAAATATACTCTAATAATTCTCCGTAAGTTTTCTTAATTCCATCGAATGAGTATAGAATTCACTTAAAGTTAATTCTTTAAGATAAACCATTCCGTATGCTGCTCTCACTCTCGGATGCTCATGCTTTATAAAGAAATCTTTGCCAAGACATTTTTTTATTGTTTCATATTGTTCAACCTGTATTCTCTGAGCCAGTCGTGAGAAAGGCCCATCATATTCCCAGCTTGGAAAACTTGCATCTCTTTGTGAGCCGTAACTATTCAAAAATGTGTTTTCCATAATTGCCATAGAGTTCAGACTTACCGGAATATAAACATTTGCTTCAGCAGGATGGAAACGATACCAAACATTTCTGTAGCCCCAGACTTTTATATCACTTCTTCCGGTTTGCTGTTCGTAAAGTTTAAGTGCTTCGGATGTTGCCTGCAAAACTTTGTAGTGTGTGTCGGGTCCGCTTCCTTCAGGATCTAATGCAACAGTTACAATTGTTGGATTAATTTGTTTTAGCAATTCAAGTATTGGCAGAACGTCGCGATTCATTTCAGGATTTTCAGTAAAGATATCTCCTTGGTAAAATCCTAATCGCATATGTGTTACAGAACTTGTATTGAATCCGAAAAATGCCCAGACTATTTCTTCCTCAAATTCTCTCATCATTCCTTTTAATTTCTGAACATGTGGAATATCTTTCTTTCCGGGATACTGAGTTTTGAAATAATTAATCAGTTCATCAACACGATCTTCAAGATAGTTTATGTTATCTTCCTCATAAATCTCTATCATATTTCTAAGTAGTCTTCTTGAAACAGCTTCTTTACGAACTGTTCTGCTGTGCGCTGCTAATCCATCAAGATACAAGTGAATATCTTTGTCTTTTCCTTCTCTGAATTCAGGATCGAAGTATCTTTCTTTAAATCTTTCTCTGAACTCATTGTTGTGGAGAAATATTTTGAGGTCTTCAAGCAAACCAAGCATATATGAATTTGTTACTGCAGTAAATCCACTTGTCATAGTTACAAAATGGTGTTTATTACTCGGGTCTCTTACAAGATGATTTATGTAAGGAAGATAGCCAAGTGGAATATCATCGTGATGAGGACCAGTGTGAAGAATAACCTGATTTGATACAGGGGCCATTCCACGCGCAAGTCTTTCGATTATAGAATTATAAATTTCCTGACCAATTTGTTTTGGAGTTTTTCCGGTTTTACTTAAAACAAGTTTGGTAAGATTATCTGAGTTGTAATCTTCCTTTGTTAATTCGAGCAAGGATTTCTTTTTGTCCACAACAAGATTTATTACAGCTCTTTCAACAGAAACCTGAGAAATCGGGTCTTCCTTTGCTACATCAAAATATCTTCGCTCAATTAATCTGAAAGCTGCTCCGTTTGTAAGATAAAATCTTGCATTCTTTAATCTCTGAAGAACTGTTGCCGGATATTTATTTGTTCTTTCATTCTGAATTGAGTCCCGGACTATGTTTGCTTTTGCTTCACCGGCAGCAATAATAATGGCAGTTGCTTCCGGGTTATATGTAATTGTCTCAAGTCCTATTGTTATAACGAGGCGCTTCTTTGCAACTTCAATTCCGCCTAAATCTGTTGCTGCTGCTGCTTGTGTCTCATAATTAGTTGGAATCAATCTGGTAGTAGAATAGTGATCACTTCCCATTACATTAAATCCAATATGACCATCAGGACCAATTCCTCCAAGGAAGAATCCAATTCCACCCATCTCACGAATTTTCTTTTCGTAATCGGTACAGAACTGATCAACAATTTCAATGGTTTGTTTCTGCAGTCTTTCGAGAGTTGTACTAGCCCATCTTGTTCGCAATGATAAATCTACAACCTGATCAGGGAAAATTTCGTCAAGTGTTAAATTATTTGGCGTAGGAATTTCATTGATATTCATGAAAAGAGCTTTGTTTCTGTCAAGTCCCCAATTACTGAAATAAAATTTCTGAATGTAATAGTAAAAGCTGTTATGCTGATTAGTATCAATCGGATAGAATTCATCAATCTGAACAAATCTGAAACTTGATATGTCAGGTTTGTTTCCAGGATCGAGGTCAACTTTTTTTAATTCGTTAACAACATTTTCTTTATCCCAGTTTTTAAGAAAATGAGCTACCCATTTTATAAAATGCTCAGGAGTTTTTCCGGTTGGTAAAGAAATGACTCCACCAGGATTTTCCTGCATCCACTCAATAAATCGAAGCGCTGTCATTTTACCCAGTTCAGGAAAGTTTGGAACCTGAATAACAGGAATTTTTTCTGTTGGTTTATAGATTAGTTCACGACCAGATTGATCGAGATAGTATTGTTCTACTTTTGAAAGCATGGCAGTGATATTTCTTTTTTTGTGAGACATTAATTTCTTTTTAAGCTATCCAAATATAACCAAGCTTATTTATGATTGAAAAAATTGAGTGAGAAGTGTCAAAAAAGGCAATATTAAATAGCTTAATCTTTATATTTGTTGTGAAATTTAATTTCAATTTCCTGGGATAAAGAATGTCATCTGAATCAAAAAAAATTTTTGAAGAGATAAGTAAACTCACCACTGAGCAGAGAAACCCACGCTCAATGAATATAGACAAGTTACCTACTCTTGAGATTCTGAAAATTATTAATGAAGAAGATAAGCTTGTTCCACTCGCTGTTGAAAAAGAAATTCCTTATATAGCTGAGGCAGTTGAAATTGTTGTTCACGCTATCAAAAACGGTGGAAGATTACTTTACTTTGGTGCCGGAACCAGTGGTCGTTTAGGAGTTGTAGATGCTTCTGAATGTCCGCCAACTTTCGGAACTCCTTATGGATTAATTGAAGGTTACATTGCCGGAGGAAAGGAAGCAATGTTCCGTGCGCAGGAAGGTGCTGAGGATTATGAAGAAAACGGAGCTAAAGATGTAGTTGCTGCCGGAGTAACTTCAAAAGATGTTGTTTGCGGAATTGCTGCAAGCAGAAGAACTCCTTATGTAGTTGGAGCAGTAAAAAAAGCGAAAGAGCTTGGAGCTAAAACTTTATTTGTTACAACAAATCCGCGAGAGCATTTCAACATAAAAGAAGTTGATGTTGCAATTTGTCCTTATGTTGGTCCGGAAGTAATTATGGGTTCTACCAGAATGAAAAGCGGCACTGCACAAAAACTTGTATTGAATATGATTACTACAACTGCAATGGTTCGATTAGGTAAGACTTATGAAAATATGATGATTGACCTACAGATGACTAACAAGAAATTAATTGAACGGGCAAAGAGAATTGTTATGACAATTACTGGTGTTAGTTATGAAGAAGCAACAAAATATCTTGAGTTAGCAAATTATCATGTTAAAAGTGCACTTGTTATGATTAAAGCAAAAGTAGATTTTCCAGAAGCACAGAAGCTACTTAAAGAGGCAGATGGATTTGTTCGTAAAGCAATCGAGTTAAAATTAGGAAAAGAGATTTAAATATTCTTTTGATAATTATTCTACTTCCATCTGAATATATAGATTCGCATAATTCAAAAATTATTTGAAAAGCATTTGAAGAAATATTATTTTCGAACCAGAATTGTTAACTAATTAACTACACTAAACATATCACAATAATCGAATCGGTATAATAATCATTTAGTGTTGCTAAAAAGTTATTTAGGTTTTAAGAAAAAGTACCATTTAAAATAATTTATTTTGTTCTTATTAGATAAACCGCGATGTAAGCGGTAATGTTCTTTGACACGACTGAAATAGCCTTCTAATGCATTAGTAGAACGAGCTATCTTTGGATCATCTATGTAATGGAAAAGATTGGGTAAAGCTTTAACAACTAAACTTCTTGCTCTGATAAGATCACTAAAAACCCAACCGCGATTTGTAGAGTTTTCGATTCCGTTTCCAAATCTGTTTTCCCAAGCATAAAATCCTTTTATAAATCTCAGAGAATCTTGTTTTGTTCTAACCTCTGTTAGATTAAGTAAAAGTTCTCTAAGATGTTTTGCATCCGTTCGTTTAGGATTTCTTCTACACCAACTTAATCCTTGTCTTTGAACGTGGACTATGCATCTTTGTAGTTTGATCTCTGGCCAACAATCAGATAGTTGTCTTGTTTGTACTGTATTTCCATCTGTTGTGGCACTCTCTGGATTTAATCCTGCATCTGATAGCTTATTGTAAAACTTGAAAAGATCTGCTTTAGATTCTCTTACATTGACCTCTGCATAAATCAGTTTATGTGTTTCTGAATCCATTGCCGCATATATACCTCTTGGCCGTTTTAGAAAAGTTCCATCAAGAATTATATGCTTTACTTTAGATAAATCCATTTTACTTTGCCCTGGAACTTTGCTAAGCCAATATTGGATTACTCTTCTTACAGTAGATTGACTAACTCTTTTAAGTGATGACAATTCTCTTATACTGTAACCTTCTGTTATCCAGAGTTTGAACCAACTAAACCTTCGTTCTTCTAAAGGCTTAGATGATTTCCAAAGAAAAGATTTCTTGCAGCTTAAACACAAGTATCTTTGTTTATTCTGATTGGTCTTTCCATTAAGTTTTACTTTGGAAGAAAAACAATACAAACAATGTTTTTTTTCATTAGAATCTCATTTGTTTTGACTTTACTTCCTCTAAATATATATCAAAGAACTATTTACAGCTATTTCAGCCACACTTTTTGACTATTATGCCCGTAACGACTTTATACAATTCTTCCCGTTCTTGTATTCCTTTTAATTTCTCAGACCTTTGCACAACTTATGACACGCACAGCCTTGGTTCGTGATCCTTCACAACTCGAAAGAGGATTCGGAGGAGTTGTTGCTGGTGTTGATTTCGACGGCGATGGTTTGCCTGAAATTTATGCGTGCAACACTAATATGATTGATGAACCTTATGAGTTGGTTCCAAGACTTTATAAGTTTGAATGGAATCCGGTTACATCAACCTGGGACTCAGTTTGGGGAGTTACTTCCGATGTTCCTTTACAAAATACATGGCCTGCTTTAACCTGGGGTGATTTGGATAACGATGGAAAAGCCGAATTGTACTGGGGACCAGTTAACAATCTCGATGCTTCATTAAATCCAAATCCTGCCCGTGTTATCGTTTATGAATATCCCGGCGACGGAAGCGATAATATGGGCGTTGATGATGGTTTCGGTGGATTTTTACCAAATGCAAAAACTACGATAGTTCAGGATAATATGTTTAATCTTCGCCCGATAAGATTTGTTGTTGCTGACATTGATGGCGACGGAACTGATGAACTAATTTTTGCTGACAGAGCTGCCAGCTCTGGAAACTATCATCTTGGGGTTTTATCTGTTGATAATATTCCTGACGATGGTAGCGGTACCGAAACCTGGATAACGGAATTCTCCGGAATCGGTGATTTTGTTCTTGCTGCTTCAGGAAATAAATGGGATTTAGTTGTAGTTCCTCCTTATATCGGTTTATTCAATGCAGATGGGAGAACTTTCCTTATTAAATATGATGCCGGGAATTATATAGTAAATCCACCTCAATCCGGAATTGCAGGAAATAATTCATCATTCAAAGGTTCGGTTGCTTTTCCTGAAGGTGATGGGGCCAGAGTTTTTGTAGGCGGATGGTTCAGCTCTAAAGTTTATTACATAACTAAAGATGATAATGTTGATACTCTTCGTTCATATGAAGTTGCTGATTTTATTAACTTTGATCAGGATCCAAGCAGTCAATTAAGACTGAACGGTGCTGACTGGGGAGATGTTGATGGCGATCAAAAAATAGATATGTTCTTTGGAACAAGAGGCGGAACAGCGCAACCTAATGCTATGATTTTCCGTTTGGAATATCTCGGTGGTGATCCCACAAATCCGGCTAATTTTGTTTCTTCAGTCGTTGACTCTGCAATAATTGCTGCTGGTGGTGATTACGATGTAGTTGTTTGTGGTAATGTTGATGGTGATCCGGAAAGTGAAGTTCTTTATACCCAAGGATACTCAAGAGGAAATCCAACTGATGAACCGGTTCCAATTGTAATTCTCGATTATCAATTTACTCCGGTATCAGTTGAAAGAATAGCTGACTTTATCCCAACTGATATGTATCTTGATCAAAACTATCCAAATCCATTTAACCCATCAACTACAATTAAATTTGGTGTTACCAAAGCTTCTAATGTTGATTTAAGAGTATTTGATATGCTTGGTAACGAAGTATCTGTAATTGTTGATAATCAGTTTATGGAAGCAGGAAATTATTCTGTTAAATTCAATGCTGATGGATTATCAAGTGGTTTTTATTTGTATCAGTTGAAAGCTGGAGATGTAAAGGTTACAAAGAAAATGCAGTTAATTAAATAAACCACTATGAATTTGATAAAGGGTTGTCTGAAATACATTTGCAAATCTTTCAGGCAGCCCTTTCTTTTTATTGTTCTTTTCCAATTAAAAACAATTGACACTTAGTTGATTTATTATTGAAGGCAATCACTAACTTGCCAAGAGGTAGCAATGAAAAAATTAATTACCACTTTGCTTTTTACATTTATTTGCTTCACATTATTTCAATCTGATTTGTTAGCAGATGTAACAGGAAAAATTGCTGGTAAAGTTACAGATGCTGAAACAGGAGAACCACTCATCGGAATAAATGTTATTATAGAAGGAACTACGATGGGTGCCGCTACCGGAATGGATGGAACTTACATTATAAATAATGTGGAGCCGGGCAACTATAATCTTATTTTTTCCGGAGTTGGATATCAGAAAAAGATTGTAACTAATGTGCGAGTGTCCAGTGACTTTACAACCAGAATTGATGTTCAGCTCTCTTCAGAAGCAATTGGACTTGAAACTGTTGTTGTTGAAGCAAAACGTCCATTAGTCAGAAAAGATCTTACATCATCTCATACAGTAATTGATAACACACAGATAGAAGCTCTGCCCGTTGAAAGCATTGACCAGCTTTTAGTATTGCAGGCAGGAATTACCAAAGGTGCTGGTGGAGAACTTCATATAAGAGGAGGAAGATCTACCGAAATTGCATACAATGTAAATGGAGTTTCATCAGTAAATCCTTATGACTTTGGAAGAACTGTTCAGATTTCTACTAATGCCATTCAGGAATTATCTGTAGTTAGCGGAACATTCAATGCTGAGTATGGAAATGCATTGAGCGGCGTTGTTAATGCTATTACTAAAGAAGGCGGGAATAAATATTCCGGCTCTCTTTCATATTATACCGGAGACTATTTCAGCTCTCACAAAAATATTTTCTTCAACATCGGCGATATAAATCCTATAAACAATCAGGTTCTGGAAGGAACATTCGGAGGTCCATTACCATTTACCGATAACAGTGTTACTTTTTTCTTATCCGGAAGATATAATTATGATAAAGGATTTCTTTACGGACAACGTCAACATACCATCTATGATTCTGTTTATCGAAATCCGAACAATCCGAGCGATATAAGACTATCATTAACAGGCGATAACTCAATCGTATCTATGAATCCTTCGGAAGATTTAAATCTCACCGGAAAGATTACTGTTAAACCTTTTACAGCAATGAAAATTAATTATGATGTTGTTTACACCAACTCTGACTATCAAACATACAATCACGAACTTAAATATGTTCCTGATGCTAATTATCATCGTTATGAATGGGGATTATTAAATTCCCTTGAAATAAGACAAGCAATTGGCTCAAATACTTTCTACTCATTGAAGGGCGCTTTCAATGTTTATGATTTCAAACGATATCTCTTTCCTTTGATTGATGCTTCGGGAAATGAAGTTAGCTTCAGGCCTGGGATGAGTCTGGATGGTTTAAGACCAGACCCGAGATATCAACCATCGCACAAAAGTTTTAAGTTAACTCCGTACACATTTCGCTCAGGTGGAACATCTAATGAACATTTTTATCAAAGGTCTTATGCGAGTGAAATTAAATTTGATTTAACAAGTCAGGTCTCGAATGAACATGAAGTTAAGTTCGGATTAAGAGGGAAATATGATGTATTAGATTATCAGTACTTTACAATATTCAGAGATACAACAACTTATCTACAACCAACAATTCCGGATACCAATACATTATATCACGACATTTATTCAAGAGAGCCATATCAGTTTTCAGCTTATCTTCAGGATAAGATGGAATACACAAATATGATTTTGAATGTCGGATTGCGTTTCGACTATCTTAATCCAAAAGCCAAATATGCTCCGGATATTTTTAACCCAACAACCGGATTAACTGATGCAGAACCAAAAAGTATTTTCAGTCCGAGAATCGGTATTTCATTCCCGATAACTGATCAGGGAATAATTCACTTTTCATACGGACATTTTTATCAGTTACCACCTTACAGGTATTTATTTACAAATCCTAACTTCAAAAAATCCGGAAGCACTCCAACTTACGGTAATGCAAATCTTAATCCAGAAAAAACCGTTACTTATGAAATGGGTTTGCAACAGCAATTAACAGAAACAGTTGCATTTAATATCACCGGATTTTATAAAGATGTGCGTGATCTTCTCGCACTACAGGAAATAAGAATTAGTACAAGCGAATCTTACTTTAAGTATGTAAATAAAGATTATGCTAACATTAAAGGAATTACTTTCTCATTAACCAAAAGAAAATTAGCAGATGATTTATTCGGTGCATCACTCGATTATACTTTTCAGGTTGCTGAAGGAAATGAGACGGGAGCTTCGTCTTTCTTCCTCGATTTATCATCCGGAAGACAAAGCGAAAAAATTCCTGTTCCATTAGATTGGGATCAGACACATACTCTTAATGGTTCTATTACTTTTGGAAATTATAAAGATTGGGTTGTTACTCTTGTGGGAACATTAAATACAGGTTTGCCTTATACACCAATTCTGTTCGAAAGAGAAATTTATCTTAAAACAAACAGCGAAAGAAAACCGCTTCAAACAAATGTTGATCTGCTGATTGAAAAAACTTTTGACTTCAAAGTAGCTGCAGTAACTCTGTTTGTTAAAGTTTTCAATCTCTTCGATACTCTTAATGAAAGATTTGTTTATGATGATACGGGAAGAGCAACTTACACTTTGGAATCAACGAAAGGTGGACCTCAGGAAACTAACAGGTTATCGCAAATTATTCCCGGTTTAAAATCCGCAGATGAATATTTCACTCGACCTCAGTATTATTCTGCACCTCGGGAGGTGCGTTTAGGTTTATCAATTGAATATTAAGCATCGGAGAAAAATATGTCTAAGCTATCATTAAAGATTTTATTACTAATATTAACAGGGTTTATATTCTTTACGAATTTATTTGCTCAGGAATCTGTTCAACAAAGAAGGCAAAGAGAACATCAGGCAGTTATTGATTATATCCAATCACATCATCCGAATTATCCTGTTAATCCTAATCCAGTTAAAACATCATCACTCAAATACAGCGGACCAAAAGGATTATCAAAGCTGAACGCATTTGAAGATAGAAAAAGATATCTGATGAACGGAAACAATGTAACCTGTGAAATCTGGAATTATGGTGGAATTGGTCCCGGCTATCCTGGCGCAAATCTGAGAGAATTACTCGCAATGGTTTGGAAAGATGCTCCATATATTTTCCAATTTACTCCGTTGGTTGCTTCTAAAGTTCAATCAGAAACAGGCGATACCATTTTCATTGTTTCTGATGGATTATACGATTATGACAGACCACAGTTAAGAGAAAGAGACCCTGCAACCGGATTATGGTGGACTTTTGAACCATTACCAGGTTATGCTGATCCAGATCAGGAATTTATGGCTTCCAATCCAGCGTTCGATTCTGACCGTGATGGTAAACCAGATAGCTGGCCAAGAGAGTGGTACAACTCAGCTCTTGGTGAATATGTTTGGCCTGGTTATCTGAAAGTTGGTGAGAACAATGCAGACCTTGAAGTTTACTGGGCAATGGACGACAGAGATAACAAGGAATTTAATTACTATCCTTTCCTGAATGATACCACCAGAAAAGGTTTGGGAGTACAGATTGATGGAAGAGCTTTTCAGTGGAGCAATTCTTTAGCTGCCAATGCAATTTTCTTTGTTTGGACAATTACAAATGTAAGTGATAAAGATTTAGATTCAGTTGTATTCGGAATTTATGGTGATCCTGATGTTGGTGGAACTGATAATGATGATGATAATGGTTTCTTCATAAAACCCTACGGAGATGATGTTCAGAACATTCCGGTTTATGCAAGAAGTATGGTTTATTTCTGGGATCCTGATATGACTGGAGACCGTGGTGTTGGGTTAGGTTATCTTGGTTGTAAATTCCTTGAAAGTCCTGGAAATCCAAATGACGGAATTGATAATGATGGAGACGGAATTGTTGACGAACGACAGGATGATGGAATTGATAATGACGGTGATTGGAATCCGGAAACCGACGATGTAGGAATTGATGGAATTCCAAACACAGGAGATTTGGGCGAAGGTGATGGTGTTCCTACTGCAGGTCAAAGACTTCCTGATGGAAGACCGGATCCACTTGCACCGGGCGAACCAAATTTCGAATACACAGACCTTGATGAAGCTGACCAAATTGGACTTACAAGTTTCAACAGTGAGTCCTGGGCAACATCACTTGCAATTGGTAATGATCCTGATATCTGGAACAGAGTTCAACCGGGTAACTTCAGCGAAATTACAAATAACGAAGACATAGTTTTCATTTTTGGTTCCGGAAAAATTTCTTTGAAGAAAGGCGAATCAAAAAGAATTTCTATGGCTTTCCTTTTTGGTGACAATTTACAGGATTTATTAGTAACTGCAGAAACAGTTCAGGATATCTATAATAAAAATTATCGTTTCTTCAGACCACCTGATTTGCCAACAGTTACTGCAATTCCCGGTGATAAGAAAGTTACTTTATTCTGGGATACCAAAGCCGAAGAAAGTATAGACCCGATT
This genomic window contains:
- a CDS encoding glucosamine-6-phosphate deaminase, which encodes MSHKKRNITAMLSKVEQYYLDQSGRELIYKPTEKIPVIQVPNFPELGKMTALRFIEWMQENPGGVISLPTGKTPEHFIKWVAHFLKNWDKENVVNELKKVDLDPGNKPDISSFRFVQIDEFYPIDTNQHNSFYYYIQKFYFSNWGLDRNKALFMNINEIPTPNNLTLDEIFPDQVVDLSLRTRWASTTLERLQKQTIEIVDQFCTDYEKKIREMGGIGFFLGGIGPDGHIGFNVMGSDHYSTTRLIPTNYETQAAAATDLGGIEVAKKRLVITIGLETITYNPEATAIIIAAGEAKANIVRDSIQNERTNKYPATVLQRLKNARFYLTNGAAFRLIERRYFDVAKEDPISQVSVERAVINLVVDKKKSLLELTKEDYNSDNLTKLVLSKTGKTPKQIGQEIYNSIIERLARGMAPVSNQVILHTGPHHDDIPLGYLPYINHLVRDPSNKHHFVTMTSGFTAVTNSYMLGLLEDLKIFLHNNEFRERFKERYFDPEFREGKDKDIHLYLDGLAAHSRTVRKEAVSRRLLRNMIEIYEEDNINYLEDRVDELINYFKTQYPGKKDIPHVQKLKGMMREFEEEIVWAFFGFNTSSVTHMRLGFYQGDIFTENPEMNRDVLPILELLKQINPTIVTVALDPEGSGPDTHYKVLQATSEALKLYEQQTGRSDIKVWGYRNVWYRFHPAEANVYIPVSLNSMAIMENTFLNSYGSQRDASFPSWEYDGPFSRLAQRIQVEQYETIKKCLGKDFFIKHEHPRVRAAYGMVYLKELTLSEFYTHSMELRKLTENY
- the murQ gene encoding N-acetylmuramic acid 6-phosphate etherase yields the protein MSSESKKIFEEISKLTTEQRNPRSMNIDKLPTLEILKIINEEDKLVPLAVEKEIPYIAEAVEIVVHAIKNGGRLLYFGAGTSGRLGVVDASECPPTFGTPYGLIEGYIAGGKEAMFRAQEGAEDYEENGAKDVVAAGVTSKDVVCGIAASRRTPYVVGAVKKAKELGAKTLFVTTNPREHFNIKEVDVAICPYVGPEVIMGSTRMKSGTAQKLVLNMITTTAMVRLGKTYENMMIDLQMTNKKLIERAKRIVMTITGVSYEEATKYLELANYHVKSALVMIKAKVDFPEAQKLLKEADGFVRKAIELKLGKEI
- a CDS encoding T9SS type A sorting domain-containing protein → MTRTALVRDPSQLERGFGGVVAGVDFDGDGLPEIYACNTNMIDEPYELVPRLYKFEWNPVTSTWDSVWGVTSDVPLQNTWPALTWGDLDNDGKAELYWGPVNNLDASLNPNPARVIVYEYPGDGSDNMGVDDGFGGFLPNAKTTIVQDNMFNLRPIRFVVADIDGDGTDELIFADRAASSGNYHLGVLSVDNIPDDGSGTETWITEFSGIGDFVLAASGNKWDLVVVPPYIGLFNADGRTFLIKYDAGNYIVNPPQSGIAGNNSSFKGSVAFPEGDGARVFVGGWFSSKVYYITKDDNVDTLRSYEVADFINFDQDPSSQLRLNGADWGDVDGDQKIDMFFGTRGGTAQPNAMIFRLEYLGGDPTNPANFVSSVVDSAIIAAGGDYDVVVCGNVDGDPESEVLYTQGYSRGNPTDEPVPIVILDYQFTPVSVERIADFIPTDMYLDQNYPNPFNPSTTIKFGVTKASNVDLRVFDMLGNEVSVIVDNQFMEAGNYSVKFNADGLSSGFYLYQLKAGDVKVTKKMQLIK
- a CDS encoding TonB-dependent receptor produces the protein MKKLITTLLFTFICFTLFQSDLLADVTGKIAGKVTDAETGEPLIGINVIIEGTTMGAATGMDGTYIINNVEPGNYNLIFSGVGYQKKIVTNVRVSSDFTTRIDVQLSSEAIGLETVVVEAKRPLVRKDLTSSHTVIDNTQIEALPVESIDQLLVLQAGITKGAGGELHIRGGRSTEIAYNVNGVSSVNPYDFGRTVQISTNAIQELSVVSGTFNAEYGNALSGVVNAITKEGGNKYSGSLSYYTGDYFSSHKNIFFNIGDINPINNQVLEGTFGGPLPFTDNSVTFFLSGRYNYDKGFLYGQRQHTIYDSVYRNPNNPSDIRLSLTGDNSIVSMNPSEDLNLTGKITVKPFTAMKINYDVVYTNSDYQTYNHELKYVPDANYHRYEWGLLNSLEIRQAIGSNTFYSLKGAFNVYDFKRYLFPLIDASGNEVSFRPGMSLDGLRPDPRYQPSHKSFKLTPYTFRSGGTSNEHFYQRSYASEIKFDLTSQVSNEHEVKFGLRGKYDVLDYQYFTIFRDTTTYLQPTIPDTNTLYHDIYSREPYQFSAYLQDKMEYTNMILNVGLRFDYLNPKAKYAPDIFNPTTGLTDAEPKSIFSPRIGISFPITDQGIIHFSYGHFYQLPPYRYLFTNPNFKKSGSTPTYGNANLNPEKTVTYEMGLQQQLTETVAFNITGFYKDVRDLLALQEIRISTSESYFKYVNKDYANIKGITFSLTKRKLADDLFGASLDYTFQVAEGNETGASSFFLDLSSGRQSEKIPVPLDWDQTHTLNGSITFGNYKDWVVTLVGTLNTGLPYTPILFEREIYLKTNSERKPLQTNVDLLIEKTFDFKVAAVTLFVKVFNLFDTLNERFVYDDTGRATYTLESTKGGPQETNRLSQIIPGLKSADEYFTRPQYYSAPREVRLGLSIEY